The Drosophila teissieri strain GT53w chromosome X, Prin_Dtei_1.1, whole genome shotgun sequence genome has a segment encoding these proteins:
- the LOC122623319 gene encoding uncharacterized protein LOC122623319 — MPGSNMSPSLGVRGRGSLWLTLLLATTAFCGAAWAAPTVGGAAAAAAVVVVAQKQPHHNYHHLEFGVQGNTPTLMEASTTRGGKHAKVATVVLQATPNPSSTTATSTTTTTEMARATDKVEGPSAETEASAIRSTTESSTTGSSTTGSSTTESSTTESSTTERSTTGSSTTGSSTTGGSTTGGSTTESSSTERSTTGSSTTEISTTEILSTTEKPTASNETLRRTTTERSTTTTVESAAPPSKESIKEDLQVVRLLDLEHTAAPPLDSGHDGRKLTKKKQLLEQHFPTTTVATTTIETEVERIPTTSSSTTTTTTTMLSSSTTRAPPLPFTFPPLRPSNLAFLEAIFSTAPPTLPNDFTTRTPPNPSTLAPPHHGYLGPIFMGERTIGVVHPLKKPQPASHQHVASIESQLRNGRLVEILAPTALLEQIPEPSTTHAPPPPGAASVLSTTVFQVPDFQTTTTTRLPTSKVEVAAPPPRTESKISDIQIEVYDSTVDSIVASTNFRDSEGFYAPPQSPVELGTTKPSHEMPLPQERFTQYVIDRADVSTQPASGGVGGVGGVVGFGGAAVGKPEPAAIEIHINVSEAFGSESEDLEFSYRQPSLVADKPGKSRDEILVVEIIDSGADNSSSESGGSSASASGEHINPIFTFRNSDAAAAPPPPARPPQSVQDADELFMADLKDGGGGGGGAVPRPPPPPPPPPPQKPSIDRDSDTIFYISNTEVKVGESLPTVVPVDEQQRKFQLENQFFPASYVMDLQQQQQEQQEQQRQRQQELQSQQAQQADEDIILSPLHHNADGLKIFRSSSSSSGDGAPPLDVTYVGESVIEVEQQPQSWSTTLPPGQQQQQQQQDIIIQPAVLPDLAIGVPVIGELPPQIELKEIDYMPGELGMGQNGIGIYENDIQSNSIDSEPDVIESSIQYGGDLIDDGAGGGFDGVEGSYPFESPAHRQQQVGVASGLSHQPHRQSASHLHREQLPVAEMVNATLLQRYDSGSGSGSGSGSGSGSGSASAMAPLLASGSSRSGNATALSDDPLAEYDGYFNLFAVSMGLIIVILPSALLVSMYCAIKYVLSKNSGAGTGGAQGDDSEQGQDSKHEDISRNARETKMHTDKDGVFVVEVARGIDSKQLTGDHSGVTLDATELPFDNKLAPNGGHLLEKSLPPSHEQVQIHAPPQDFATGNPAPLHLIEEAEEHVPEDLGQPAEETHSNLARTGLSQSDLSSTSSSDSNKRYSYGNQELYVIEQPGYATSSPTAKPILISPNQNAGQDLEQKSQLSTSAEPTEIDSSQGSKKSDKEVARPAEAVKEEEVVANPPQRERDDLPECEGNPSPKEEADEKQEEPVVPEKVTEAQPKEQEVVSCNEPEVPPPPKEDMPPPTVEVSPPKEDQVPIEEKVEEQEEQEEQEEKPDNQAEFPAESKADPTEMEAELPDESPKPEPEAEAVEIQNEPEAESNYDSLMSLPAPPSTEEIKELGDYALMESNQLDSLPPPPPPLQDVPSTPPVSARPAAISVSNGNGIGIGIGKVTVVTTVGGGGVGGAAEEPSTLTPPASPPATPPPSQTSTQYASNGLTNGIHALAVVDVNGS; from the exons ATGCCCGGCAGCAACATGTCGCCCTCACTGGGCGttcgggggcgtggcagcctcTGGTTGACGCTTCTGCTGGCCACCACAGCATTCTGCGGTGCCGCTTGGGCGGCGCCcacagtgggtggtgcagcggcagcggcagcggtggtggtggtggcgcaGAAGCAGCCGCACCACAATTACCACCATTTGGAATTCGGAGTGCAGGGCAATACGCCCACGCTGATGGAGGCGAGCACCACCAGAGGTGGGAAACATGCGAAAGTGGCTACAGTGGTGCTACAGGCAACACCCAATcccagcagcaccaccgccaccagcactaccaccaccaccgagaTGGCAAGAGCCACAGATAAAGTAGAGGGGCCTAGCGCTGAGACAGAAGCATCTGCAATCAGAAGCACCACTGAAAGTAGCACCACTGGAAGTAGCACAACTGGAAGTAGCACCACTGAAAGTAGCACCACTGAAAGTAGCACCACTGAAAGGAGCACCACAGGAAGTAGCACCACAGGAAGTAGTACCACTGGAGGTAGCACCACTGGAGGTAGCACCACTGAAAGTAGCAGCACTGAAAGGAGCACCACAGGAAGTAGCACCACTGAAATTAGCACCACTGAGATCCTCAGCACCACTGAGAAACCAACTGCAAGCAATGAAACACTCAGAAGAACTACGACAGAGAGAAGTACCACAACAACCGTAGaatcagcagcaccaccaagcAAAGAAAGTATTAAGGAGGATTTGCAAGTGGTGCGGCTATTGGACTTGGAGCACACTGCGGCACCACCGTTGGACAGTGGCCACGATGGCCGCAAGCTGACCAAAAAGAAgcagctgctggagcagcACTTTCCCACCACCAcggtggccaccaccaccattgAAACGGAAGTGGAAAGGATTCccacaaccagcagcagcaccaccaccaccaccaccacaatgctaagcagcagcaccaccagagCACCACCGCTTCCGTTCACGTTCCCGCCGCTGCGACCCTCGAACCTTGCCTTCCTGGAAGCGATATTTTCCACGGCACCACCCACACTACCTAATGACTTTACCACCAGGACACCACCGAACCCATCCACGTTGGCGCCGCCGCACCATGGCTACCTGGGACCGATATTTATGGGCGAGCGAACCATCGGGGTGGTGCATCCGCTGAAGAAACCACAGCCAGCGAGCCACCAGCACGTGGCCTCGATTGAGAGCCAGTTGCGGAATGGCCGCTTGGTGGAGATTCTGGCGCCCAcggcgctgctggagcagatACCCGagcccagcaccacccacgcaccaccaccgccaggAGCGGCCTCGGTGCTGTCCACCACCGTTTTCCAGGTGCCCGATTTTcaaaccaccaccaccactcgACTGCCCACAAGTAAGGTCGAGGTGGCTGCACCACCACCGCGCACCGAGTCCAAGATCTCGGACATTCAGATCGAGGTGTACGATTCCACGGTGGATTCCATAGTGGCTTCAACGAATTTCCGCGACAGCGAGGGCTTCTATGCACCACCGCAGAGCCCGGTGGAGCTTGGCACCACCAAGCCGTCGCACGAGATGCCGCTGCCGCAGGAGCGGTTCACCCAGTACGTCATCGATCGGGCGGATGTGTCCACTCAACCGGCCTcgggtggtgttggtggtgtgggtggtgtcGTTGGTTTTGGCGGTGCAGCGGTGGGCAAGCCAGAGCCGGCGGCCATCGAAATCCACATCAATGTGTCCGAGGCATTTGGCAGCGAAAGCGAGGACCTGGAGTTCTCCTATCGGCAGCCCTCGCTGGTGGCCGACAAGCCGGGCAAGTCGCGCGATGAGATCCTGGTGGTCGAGATCATCGACAGTGGTGCGGACAACAGCAGCTCGGAATCGGGCGGCTCCTCCGCCTCGGCGAGTGGCGAGCACATCAATCCGATCTTCACCTTCCGCAACTCGGATGCGGCGGCTGCACCCCCGCCGCCCGCTCGCCCCCCGCAATCCGTTCAGGATGCCGACGAGCTCTTCATGGCCGATCTGAAGgacggcggtggtggtggtggtggtgcagtgCCACGcccgccgcctccgccgccgccaccaccaccgcaaAAGCCGAGCATCGATCGCGATTCGGACACCATCTTCTACATATCCAACACGGAAGTCAAGGTGGGTGAATCGCTGCCGACGGTGGTGCCGGTGGATGAGCAGCAGCGCAAGTTCCAGCTGGAGAACCAGTTCTTCCCCGCCAGCTATGTGATGGActtacagcagcagcagcaggagcagcaggagcagcagcggcagcggcagcaagaGTTGCAATCGCAACAGGCGCAGCAGGCAGATGAGGACATCATCCTGTCACCACTGCACCACAATGCGGATGGACTGAAGATCTTCCGCAGCTCCTCGTCGAGCAGTGGCGATGGCGCACCACCGCTGGACGTCACCTATGTGGGTGAGTCGGTCATCGAGGTGGAGCAACAGCCGCAGAGTTGGAGCACCACCTTGccaccggggcaacagcagcagcagcagcagcaggatatCATCATCCAGCCGGCAGTGCTGCCGGATTTGGCCATTGGTGTGCCCGTCATCGGGGAATTGCCACCGCAGATCGAGCTCAAGGAGATCGACTACATGCCGGGCGAGCTGGGAATGGGCCAGAACGGCATTGGCATCTACGAGAACGACATCCAGAGCAACAGCATTGACAGCGAACCGGATGTGATCGAGAGCTCCATCCAGTACGGTGGCGATCTAATCGACGATGGCGCAGGCGGCGGCTTTGATGGCGTTGAGGGCTCCTATCCCTTCGAGAGCCCTGCGCACCGCCAGCagcaggtgggcgtggccagcggGCTGAGCCACCAGCCCCACCGCCAGTCCGCCAGCCACTTGCACCGCGAACAGCTCCCAGTGGCGGAGATGGTCAATGCCACGCTGCTCCAGCGATATGACAGCGGATctggatcgggatcgggatctggctcaggatcgggatcgggatctgCATCGGCAATGGCTCCCTTGCTCGCAAGTGGAAGTAGCCGTTCTGGAAATGCCACTGCTCTCTCGGACGATCCACTGGCTGAATACGATG GATACTTCAATCTGTTTGCTGTTTCCATGGGTCTCATCATTGTCATCCTGCCCTCAGCTCTCTTGGTATCCATGTACTGCGCTATAAA GTATGTGCTGAGCAAGAACTCAGGAGCGGGCACGGGTGGCGCCCAAGGCGATGACAGCGAGCAGGGCCAGGACTCCAAGCACGAG GACATTTCCCGCAATGCCCGGGAGACGAAAATGCATACAGACAAGGACGGTGTGTTCGTGGTGGAGGTGGCCCGTGGCATCGACTCCAAGCAGCTGACAGGCGATCATTCCGGCGTCACCTTGGACGCCACCGAGCTGCCCTTCGACAACaaactggcgcccaacggCGGACATTTGCTAGAGAAGTCGTTGCCGCCCAGTCACGAACAGGTGCAGATCCATGCACCGCCCCAGGATTTCGCCACTGGCAATCCGGCGCCACTGCATCTCAtcgaggaggccgaggagcATGTGCCCGAGGATCTCGGCCAGCCGGCAGAGGAGACTCACTCCAATTTGGCACGCACTGGACTCTCGCAATCGGACCTCAGCTCGACTTCATCCAGCGACTCCAACAAGCGGTACTCGTACGGCAACCAGGAGCTCTATGTCATCGAACAGCCGGGCTATGCCACCAGTTCACCCACAGCAAAGCCCATATTGATAAGTCCAAATCAAAATGCAGGCCAGGATCTGGAGCAGAAGTCACAGTTATCCACCAGTGCTGAACCAACCGAAATCGATTCAAGCCAAGGATCTAAAAAGTCAGACAAAGAAGTTGCTAGGCCAGCAGAGGCGGTGAaagaggaggaggtggtggccaATCCTCCCCAGAGGGAGCGAGATGATCTACCTGAATGTGAGGGTAACCCCTCGCCCAAAGAGGAGGCAGATGAAAAACAAGAGGAGCCCGTTGTTCCGGAAAAGGTGACAGAGGCTCAACCCAAAGAGCAGGAAGTGGTTTCATGCAATGAGCCAGAggtgccaccaccaccaaaagAGGACATGCCGCCACCAACTGTTGAAGTCTCTCCACCAAAGGAAGATCAGGTGCCGATTGAGGAGaaggtggaggagcaggaggagcaggaggagcaggaggagaagcCAGACAACCAAGCCGAATTCCCAGCCGAGTCAAAAGCAGATCCCACTGAAATGGAAGCAGAGTTACCAGATGAATCCCCCAAACCAGAgccagaggcagaggcagtggAAATCCAAAACGAACCGGAGGCCGAGAGCAACTACGACAGTCTGATGAGCCTGCCGGCGCCACCATCCACGGAGGAGATCAAGGAGCTGGGCGACTACGCCCTCATGGAGTCCAACCAGTTGGACAGCctgccaccaccgccaccgccactcCAAGATGTCCCCAGCACTCCGCCAGTGAGCGCGAGGCCCGCTGCCATCAGTGTcagcaatgggaatgggattgggattgggattggcaAGGTCACGGTGGTGACCACCGTCGGTGGCGGTGGAGTTGGTGGTGCGGCCGAGGAGCCCTCCACCCTGACACCACCCGCCTCGCCGCCCGCCACGCCACCGCCATCGCAGACATCGACGCAGTACGCCAGCAATGGACTCACCAATGGCATCCATGCCCTGGCCGTGGTCGATGTGAATGGCAGTTAA